The following proteins are encoded in a genomic region of Oryzias latipes chromosome 17, ASM223467v1:
- the rb1cc1 gene encoding RB1-inducible coiled-coil protein 1 — MKLYVFQVNNGSTLTFDTDLAVQTVHQLKHAIQAKYKIAIQHQVLVVNGGECMAVDRRVCSYSAGTETNPIFLFNKEMILSDRDPTIPKTTFSIESEIQVKVEESLLMPAVFHTVASRTQLALEMFEVANKLCSFCERLVHDEHLQHQGWAAIMANLDDCTQSYQRLLSKFNISYTNYQHDLEEIKVKLSKLGTAVSVMARIPLLECLTRHSYKESMEKSGSSPGKDSDETEEEKSTDSVRFTAQAQIPHMSPSAPSASGSAADELHGEQETNEMADSGELKAALLDDSTPELTNQPLFNVTLLDWINVQDRPNDVEAVVRKCFDSINRLDPRIIQPFLADCCETIAKLDNQNMKAIKGLEDRLYALDQMIASCKKLVNEQKELAQGFLANQKRAENLKDTSVLPDLCLSHTNQLMIMLNNHRKLLDIKKKCTTAKQELANNLQVRLKWCCYVMLHADQDAEKLQALLRLLTELMERVRVVEALSTVPQMYCLAVVEVVRRKMFMRHYRAWANALVKDGKRLYEAEKFKRESFGKLFRKSFLRNRLFRGLDSWPPTSFCTRRPRRFDDELPDISLDDLQYLKSCCPDEVQPFLMVPSMCDLEPLNRHVEKLHQLVQAAQSVDEMSQTITDLLSEQRASCTQSAQRSSVLSENTPTSPKTPPSLSLQGTSCQPLHVPIPAPLEDLSPDSIDAQTFDFETIGHPNMDPVLQQGSLDLDSLAESPESDFMSAVNEFVIEENLASPNPISEPISPEMMVESLYSSVINAIDNKRMQDTTTLQREASKISELKDVLEKYQCAAEESVCKFRVVKDDLRHLKSLVLKERSDFTLAINSLTTEVSSAVGGVYQTHEMQLREQHRGELLNLRQELEKQIHSLAEENQVNQNIVRDVQRAMLELEGLLERKEKELTQLENEKERWLEKEGHLNERIKNLEQIISEQAEEIRMLSTLRDSLSSQLENLHFEIERSQQKIRQEMEAASRCHLKELEDRLKEEHRTELETMSKDNKEALEHLAAENDAKSMTSANHHAAALQEKDAQIKDLEARLTELAELRCKLEVELALKESESEEARIHFEETKTQQADAMKTQVEAETKTIREELAGLRKQLQAKNEEYEVDLAELRALMRIEKDHCISELVDRHEEETTLLHSNLSSLKQKLQDAKGSHAEQQQRLTDEFSQQIAELTEEKEQQCKSFQALEQELRTLIGNLRSENDHLSKALKQEDSRKEEASNAAAADGFKELEQQKEEMERRLLDKIQQLEQELSEKKFSKSEEGLSLHAESGADSGGPLSLDSALQERLQQERASLQIQMELLEKKKNEEMQNLKTSLIAEQQTNFNTVLTREKMKKEQIISDLTEKLHKVTQQQEKDKALIETLSEDRASVMQEKKHLEEELNRLRSTVLASSSMFTSAEAGAAAARALPVAETLADTSVGAMQDDEHVDSAVEASMVTVQDSILSEEKQRIILLERTLHMKEEENKRLSQRLMSQSMSSVSSRHSDKIAIRDFQVGDLVLIILDERHDNYVLFTVGPTLYFLHSESLTALDLKPASGTSRRPWVLGKVLEKEYCQAKKAQNRFKVPLGTKFYRVKAVPWNRKV; from the exons ATGAAGTTGTATGTGTTCCAAGTGAACAACGGCAGCACGTTGACATTTGACACTGACCTTGCTGTCCAGAC tGTACAtcagctgaaacatgccatccAAGCCAAATATAAAATTGCAATTCAGCATCAAGTCCTTGTTGTCAACGGAGGGGAATGTATGGCTGTGGACAGACGGGTCTGCAGCTACAGTGCTGGCACT GAAACCAATCCCATATTCCTGTTCAACAAAGAGATGATCTTGTCTGATCGGGATCCAACCATCCCCAAAACCACCTTCTCCATCGAGAGTGAGATTCAGGTCAAGGTGGAAGAATCTCTACTGATGCCAGCTGTCTTTCACACTGTTGCCTCAAGAACACAACTTGCCCTG GAAATGTTTGAAGTTGCCAACAAGCTTTGCTCTTTCTGTGAACGTTTGGTTCACGATGAACATCTCCAACATCAAGGCTGGGCTGCAATCATGGCCAACCTGGATGATTGCACTCAGTCGTACCAGAGGTTACTCAGCAAATTCAACATTTCATACACCAATTATCAGCACGACCTGGAGGAAATTAAAGTCAAACTTTCAAA GTTGGGGACAGCCGTCTCAGTGATGGCCAGGATACCCCTGCTGGAATGTTTGACTCGGCACAGTTACAAAGAGAGCATGGAGAAGTCCGGTTCAAGCCCCGGGAAGGATTCAGACgaaacagaggaagaaaaatCCACCGACTCTGTGCGTTTCACTGCTCAAGCCCAGATACCCCACATGTCACCATCTGCCCCGTCTGCCTCTGGATCGGCTGCAGACGAGCTGCACGGAGAGCAGGAGACAAATGAAATGGCAGACAGCGGTGAGCTGAAAGCCGCTCTGCTAGATGACAGCACTCCTGAGCTCACCAACCAGCCTTTGTTCAACGTTACGCTACTGGACTGGATCAATGTCCAGGATCGGCCCAATGATGTCGAAGCAGTTGTGAGGAAGTGCTTTGACTCCATCAACAGG CTGGACCCGCGCATCATTCAACCCTTCCTGGCAGATTGCTGTGAAACAATTGCAAAGTTAGATAATCAGAACATGAAAGCCATCAAAGGGCTTGAGGACCGATTGTATGCTCTAGATCAGATGATTGCGAGCTGCAAGAAGCTGGTGAATGAGCAGAAGGAACTTGctcag GGATTTTTGGCAAATCAGAAGCGAGCCGAAAACCTGAAGGACACGTCCGTTCTGCCTGACTTGTGTCTGAGTCACACCAACCAGCTGATGATCATGCTAAACAACCACAGGAAGCTGCTGGACATTAAGAAGAAGTGCACCACCGCCAAACAAGAACTGGCAAACAACCTTCAAGTCAGACTCAA ATGGTGCTGCTATGTGATGCTTCATGCCGACCAGGATGCAGAAAAGCTTCAGGCGCTTCTGCGGCTCCTGACGGAGCTGATGGAGAGAGTGAGGGTGGTGGAGGCCCTCAGCACCGTGCCTCAGATGTACTGCCTGGCCGTCGTGGAAGTCGtcaggagaaaaatgtttatgcGTCACTACAGAGCG tggGCCAATGCTCTCGTGAAGGATGGAAAACGCCTGTATGAGGCAGAAAAGTTCAAAAGGGAATCCTTCGGGAAACTCTTCA gaaagtcTTTCCTCCGAAATCGGCTGTTTCGAGGGTTGGACTCGTGGCCCCCGACATCATTCTGT ACCCGAAGGCCCAGAAGGTTTGATGATGAACTCCCAGACATCTCACTTGATGACCTGCAGTACTTGAAGTCATGTTGTCCTGACGAGGTGCAGCCTTTCCTAAT GGTGCCCAGCATGTGTGATTTGGAGCCCTTAAATCGCCACGTAGAGAAACTTCATCAGCTTGTCCAGGCTGCTCAAAGTGTAGACGAGATGTCCCAAACTATCACTGACCTGCTAAGTGAACAAAGG GCATCATGTACTCAGAGCGCCCAGAGATCCAGTGTGCTGTCTGAAAACACGCCAACGTCTCCTAaaacccccccctctctaagcCTTCAGGGAACCAGCTGCCAGCCTCTTCACGTCCCCATCCCCGCCCCCTTGGAGGACTTATCCCCCGACAGCATCGACGCGCAGACGTTTGACTTTGAAACCATCGGGCACCCGAACATGGATCCGGTCCTGCAGCAGGGATCGCTGGACTTGGACTCTCTAGCGGAGAGCCCCGAATCGGATTTCATGTCAGCTGTCAACGAGTTTGTGATCGAAGAGAACTTGGCCTCTCCGAACCCCATCAGTGAGCCGATCAGCCCAGAAATGATGGTGGAGTCTCTGTACTCGTCTGTCATAAATGCTATAGACAACAAGCGAATGCAGGACACCACTACGCTACAGAGAGAAGCCTCCAAGATCTCTGAACTCAAAGACGTTCTGGAGAAATATCAGTGTGCTGCCGAGGAGTCCGTCTGCAAGTTCAGGGTCGTGAAGGATGATCTCAGGCATTTAAAGAGTCTAGTATTGAAGGAACGGAGCGACTTCACGTTAGCCATCAACAGCTTAACCACAGAAGTGAGCAGCGCTGTGGGCGGCGTCTACCAGACCCACGAAATGCAGCTGAGAGAGCAGCATCGTGGAGAGCTTCTGAACCTCAGGCAGGAGCTGGAGAAGCAGATTCACAGCCTGGCGGAGGAAAACCAAGTCAACCAGAATATAGTGCGAGACGTCCAACGCGCCATGCTGGAGctggaggggctgctggagcGCAAGGAGAAGGAGCTGACGCAGCTGGAGAACGAGAAGGAGCGCTGGTTGGAGAAGGAGGGCCATCTGAACGAAAGGATCAAAAACCTGGAGCAGATCATCAGTGAGCAGGCCGAAGAGATCAGGATGCTCTCAACCTTGAGGGACTCTTTGAGCAGTCAGCTGGAGAACCTGCACTTTGAGATTGAACGCAGTCAGCAGAAGATTCGCCAGGAGATGGAAGCTGCCAGTCGGTGCCATTTGAAGGAGCTGGAGGACCGATTGAAGGAGGAGCACAGGACGGAGCTGGAAACCATGAGCAAGGATAACAAGGAAGCCCTGGAACACCTTGCTGCTGAAAATGACGCAAAGTCGATGACTTCAGCCAATCACCATGCTGCTGCTCTCCAGGAGAAGGATGCTCAGATCAAGGATTTGGAAGCTCGGCTTACGGAACTCGCAGAGCTGCGCTGCAAGTTAGAGGTGGAACTAGCCTTAAAGGAGTCCGAATCGGAGGAGGCGAGGATCCACTTTGAGGAGACGAAGACGCAGCAGGCAGATGCCATGAAGACCCAAGTGGAAGCCGAGACCAAAACCATCAGAGAAGAGCTGGCAGGACTCCGAAAGCAACTGCAAGCTAAGAACGAGGAGTATGAAGTGGACCTAGCAGAGCTGAGAGCCCTCATGAGAATTGAGAAGGACCACTGCATCTCAGAGCTGGTGGACAGACACGAAGAGGAGACGACTCTGTTGCACAGCAACCTCTCCTCCCTGAAGCAAAAGCTCCAGGACGCCAAAGGGAGCCAcgccgagcagcagcagagactcaCAGACGAGTTCAGTCAGCAGATCGCTGAGCTAACGGAGGAaaaagagcagcagtgtaaGAGTTTCCAAGCGTTGGAGCAGGAGTTGAGGACTCTTATTGGCAATTTACGGTCAGAAAACGACCatctttcaaaagcattaaagcAGGAAGATTCAAGGAAAGAGGAGGCCTCaaatgctgcagcagcagacggCTTTAAAGAGCTGGAGCAGCAGAAGGAGGAGATGGAGAGGAGACTTTTAGACAAAATTCAACAGCTGGAACAAGAGCTTTCCGAAAAGAAGTTCTCAAAAAG TGAGGAAGGTTTGTCGCTTCACGCCGAGAGTGGAGCGGATTCTGGAGGACCGCTGTCGCTGGACTCTGCCCTACAAGAGCGCCTGCAGCAGGAGCGGGCGTCCTTACAGATCCAGATGGAACTCCTCGAAAAGAAGAAGAACGAAGAGATGCAGAACCTCAAGACCTCGCTgattgcagagcagcag acaaaCTTCAACACTGTGCTAACCCGAGAAAAGATGAAGAAGGAGCAGATCATCAGTGACCTCACAGAAAAGCTGCACAAAGTGACTCAGCAGCAGGAGAAGGACAAAG CTTTGATAGAAACGTTGTCTGAGGACCGGGCAAGTGTGATGCAGGAGAAGAAGCACTTGGAGGAGGAGCTGAACCGCCTGCGCAGCACCGTCCTGGCCTCCTCCAGCATGTTCACCTCCGCAGAGGCCGGAGCGGCGGCAGCACGAGCTCTGCCCGTCGCCGAGACTCTGGCTGACACGTCTGTGGGCGCCATGCAGGACGACGAGCACGTCGATTCCGCCGTGGAGGCCAGCATGGTGACCGTCCA